Part of the Gemmatimonas sp. UBA7669 genome, CTGTCGGCGCACGGCGTGCGCACACTGGGCGATGCTCTGGAGTTGTCGGTGCCGGGCGTCTGGATGTGGGCCACCAGTGCGGGGTCGGTGAGCGCGCGTTTCGGGAGCATTCGTGGCGCCAGCTCTTTTGGCGTCACGGCGCCCAAGGTGTATGTGGATGGCGTGGAGGTGGCCAACCCCTTGCTGGTCATGCAGCTCGATGCCACGCGCATTGCCCGGGTGGAGATCATCCGCGGGCCCCAAGGGGCTGCGCTGTATGGCGCGGATGCCATCAGTGGTGTGGTTCATGTGCTCACGCGCTACGATGGCACCAGCGAGGGGCAGACAGATGTGCATGTCTCGAGCATGGCTGGTGTGACCAGCGCCGGCCTGGTTGCGCGCGATCCTCTCGTGCAGGACCACGCGGTCACGCTGCGTCGCGGCACGGCGGCGCGCAGCATCAGCGCGGGCGTCAACCTGGGCACGGTGGGTGAGTTTCAGCCCGGTGCCGCTGAACGACGGGTGCTGGCCGACGTGAACGCCCGCTACACCCAGCAACGTGCCGTATGGAACGGTCTCGTGCGCTTCACGCGGCAGGAGACGGATGGCGGACTGCTGGACAGCGCCACCTCACTGGGAATTCGCATTCCCATCGGTCCGCGTGACAGCGCGCTGGGACAGCAAGTGTCGCAGTACACGGCCGGCGGGAGCGTGTCCTTCATGCCGTCGCTGCGCTGGACACACACCTTCATTGCCGGCGTCGATGGCTACGCCTTGCAGGGGCTTTCCGGTGCTGCGGTTCCCGGTCCGCTTGGCAGTACCACCGTGTCGGCACTCGGCGATTCCAACGGCTCCGCCAACCGTCTCACCACGCGACTGCGCAGTGTCGGGCGCTACGACATTCGGCCCGGACTGCTTGGGACACTGACACTGGGCGCTGAACAGATCAGCACCAGCGAGTCGGTCTCGCGCGCGCCTGACCTGTCGGTCCTGTCGATCACGGGCGGCGGTTTGGGCGACTCGACGCGCAACGGTGGCCGTGGGCCCGCGGGGAGCGGCGCCGATAGTGTGCGGTATACGGCGCCCGGTGTGCGCCTGGTCGATCTCGAAAGTCAGTACGTGAGTCGCGGCCTGCTGGTGCAGGGGCAACTGGCCTGGCAGGATCGCTGGTTCCTGTCGGCCGGTGGGCGTGTGGAGCGCACGACGGGCGCAACACCCGAGGCACAGACGTCATTCCTGCCCATGCTTGGCGCTGCCTACGTCCGCGATGTGGGCGCGCTGACGCTCAAGACGCGCGCGGCCTTTGGGACGGGCATCAGGCCAGCTCGCACGGTGCTGCGCTCGGGGACCTGGATGGGTCAGGTCGGCGCTGGTGGCGGCGGCTCGCTGGAAGGCGCAGGCGGGCGACTGGGCGCCGTGTCGGGCGTGCCGGTGACGGCGCGCAGCGCATCCGGCCTCGATGCCGAACGGCAGCGTGGCGTGGAGTATGGTGTGGACGTGCATGCCGGCACGCGTGTGGCCTTGCATCTGACGCGGTTTGATCAGTGGGCCGACGGTCTCATTCAGGCGGTGCCCGTCATCACCAACACGCTCACGGGAAGCGGCCGCGTGGTGAAGAGCATGCGCTACTCGCTGCAGAACGTCGGGGCCATCACCAATCGCGGATGGGAGGTGGAAGGCCAGACGCGTCTGTCGCGACTGACGCTCGCCGGAACCCTCACTCTGGTGGACAGTCGTGTGGCGCAGGTGGCGCGCAGTTATGCCGGCGAGCTGCGTGCCGGTGATCGCATGTTCGACGTGCCATCGCGCACGGCCAGTCTCAGTGC contains:
- a CDS encoding TonB-dependent receptor — its product is MTAGGLSVRAALIGAILVLAVPRRADARFADARLADARFADARFADARFADARHAPAEPGCLTRVTASERAALWAAPLDRVVTLRLPQASLRAALDELAERSGISLSYSAELLPVERNVCVQVDRVPLGAVLDHLLQGAALRAVVVGATDIVLAPVRTTTPPAVMPPSAMAVRTQSVRAPSLLDRVVVTGSPDGVAQRGSPFALDVVEGDALSAHGVRTLGDALELSVPGVWMWATSAGSVSARFGSIRGASSFGVTAPKVYVDGVEVANPLLVMQLDATRIARVEIIRGPQGAALYGADAISGVVHVLTRYDGTSEGQTDVHVSSMAGVTSAGLVARDPLVQDHAVTLRRGTAARSISAGVNLGTVGEFQPGAAERRVLADVNARYTQQRAVWNGLVRFTRQETDGGLLDSATSLGIRIPIGPRDSALGQQVSQYTAGGSVSFMPSLRWTHTFIAGVDGYALQGLSGAAVPGPLGSTTVSALGDSNGSANRLTTRLRSVGRYDIRPGLLGTLTLGAEQISTSESVSRAPDLSVLSITGGGLGDSTRNGGRGPAGSGADSVRYTAPGVRLVDLESQYVSRGLLVQGQLAWQDRWFLSAGGRVERTTGATPEAQTSFLPMLGAAYVRDVGALTLKTRAAFGTGIRPARTVLRSGTWMGQVGAGGGGSLEGAGGRLGAVSGVPVTARSASGLDAERQRGVEYGVDVHAGTRVALHLTRFDQWADGLIQAVPVITNTLTGSGRVVKSMRYSLQNVGAITNRGWEVEGQTRLSRLTLAGTLTLVDSRVAQVARSYAGELRAGDRMFDVPSRTASLSASWNAGRWALSSSLSHAADWLSYDRASLGVVLADSTDVRLLEGAAMRNYWTAYDGVTRWRANLQVRLRGALTAVLAGDNLLNVQGGAPDNTALLMGRTITFGVRTRF